From Carassius auratus strain Wakin chromosome 9, ASM336829v1, whole genome shotgun sequence:
GCATCCCCCAGGTTCCCTTCTAATATAACTTCTCTTTCTCTGCGTCTGTGTGTTCTAGTTGTCATTGCTGTGGTGGTTCTGGTCCTGATCCTCCTCCTGGCCGTCATTCTGCGATACCTGTATAAGCACAAGGGCACATATCATACCAATGAGGCCAAGGGCACAAAGTTCGCGGAGACAGCAGACGCTGCTCTGTGTGGAGACCCTGC
This genomic window contains:
- the LOC113108657 gene encoding glycophorin-C-like; this encodes MANSTERSITPTESKSDTSPISIQGPYFEAIVGVVIAVVVLVLILLLAVILRYLYKHKGTYHTNEAKGTKFAETADAALCGDPALQDAMDESKKEYFI